A window of the Budorcas taxicolor isolate Tak-1 chromosome 10, Takin1.1, whole genome shotgun sequence genome harbors these coding sequences:
- the LOC128053764 gene encoding angiogenin-2 isoform X3 has product MVMVLSPLFLVFMLYLGLIPQTLAQNDPYKEFLRKHYDPTPRGHDDSYCDTMMKRRNMTTPCKDINTFVHGNGDDIRAVCDDRNGEPYRDGLRRSKSAFQITTCTHRGGSTRPPCRYRAFTASRIIVIRCEHGFPVHLEKTILPPRP; this is encoded by the coding sequence ATGGTCATGGTCTTGAGCCCCCTGTTTTTGGTTTTCATGCTGTATCTGGGCCTGATCCCACAAACCCTGGCCCAAAACGATCCGTACAAGGAATTTCTAAGGAAGCACTATGATCCTACACCAAGAGGCCACGATGACAGCTACTGTGATACCATGATGAAGAGACGAAACATGACTACACCCTGCAAAGACATCAACACCTTTGTTCATGGCAACGGTGATGACATTAGGGCCGTCTGTGATGATAGAAATGGAGAACCTTACAGAGACGGTCTTAGAAGAAGCAAGTCTGCCTTCCAGATCACCACCTGCACACATAGAGGAGGGTCCACCCGGCCTCCATGCCGGTACAGAGCCTTCACAGCAAGCAGAATCATTGTTATTCGCTGTGAACATGGCTTCCCCGTCCACCTTGAGAAGACCATTCTCCCTCCAAGACCATAG
- the LOC128053764 gene encoding ribonuclease 4 isoform X2 — translation MALQRTQAFLLLLLLTLLGLELVQPSYGQDRMYQRFLRQHVDPDTTGGNDGYCNLMMQRRKMTSHQCKRFNTFIHEDLWNIRSICSTTNIQCKNGQMNCHEGVVKVTDCRETGSSRAPNCRYRAKASTRRVVIACEGNPEVPVHFDK, via the coding sequence ATGGCTCTCCAGAGGACCCAGGCCTTTCTTCTGCTCTTGCTGCTGACCCTGCTGGGGCTGGAGCTGGTACAGCCCTCCTATGGCCAGGATCGCATGTACCAACGATTCCTGAGGCAACACGTGGACCCTGATACAACAGGAGGCAATGACGGCTACTGCAACTTGATGATGCAAAGACGGAAGATGACTTCACATCAGTGCAAGCGTTTCAACACTTTCATTCATGAAGATCTTTGGAACATCCGTAGTATCTGCAGCACCACCAACATTCAGTGCAAGAATGGCCAGATGAACTGCCATGAGGGTGTAGTGAAGGTCACAGACTGCAGGGAGACCGGAAGTTCCAGGGCTCCCAACTGCAGATACCGGGCCAAGGCCAGCACCAGACGTGTTGTCATTGCCTGTGAGGGTAACCCGGAAGTGCCTGTGCACTTTGACAAATAG
- the LOC128053764 gene encoding angiogenin-1 isoform X1: MVMVLSPLFLVFMLGLGLTPLALAQDDYRYRDFLNKHFDANPRGRNDRYCNSMMENRHLIRPCKDTNTFIHGNSNNIKAICDDRNGQPYRGNLRISKSKFQVTTCKHIGGSPRPPCRYRATADYRVIVIGCENGLPVHFDESFIAPRQ; encoded by the coding sequence ATGGTGATGGTCCTGAGCCCTCTGTTTTTGGTCTTCATGCTGGGTCTGGGTCTGACCCCACTGGCCCTGGCTCAAGATGACTACAGATACAGAGACTTCCTGAACAAGCACTTCGATGCCAACCCAAGGGGCCGAAATGACAGATACTGTAATAGCATGATGGAAAATCGACACCTGATCAGACCTTGCAAAGATACCAACACCTTTATTCATGGCAACAGTAATAACATCAAGGCCATCTGTGACGACAGGAATGGACAACCTTACAGAGGCAATCTCAGAATAAGCAAGTCTAAATTCCAGGTCACCACCTGCAAGCATATAGGAGGTTCCCCCCGGCCTCCATGCCGGTACAGAGCCACAGCAGACTACAGAGTCATTGTTATCGGCTGTGAAAATGGCTTGCCTGTCCACTTTGATGAGTCCTTTATCGCTCCACGCCAGTAG
- the LOC128054757 gene encoding cytochrome b-c1 complex subunit Rieske, mitochondrial-like codes for MLGSGPLAPVLSATSRGVAGALRPLVQATVPATSESPVLDLKLSVLCQESLRGQATGWPLVASVGLNVPASVRYSHTDIKVPDFSDYRRPEVLDSTKSSKESSEARKGFPYLITAITTVGVAYAAKNVVSQFVSSMSASADVLAMSKIEIKLSDIPEGKNMAFKWRGKPLFVRHRTKKEIDQEAAVEVSQLRDPQHDLERVKKPEWVILIGVCTHLGCVPIANAGDFGGYYCPCHGSHYDASGRIRKGSAPLNLEVSSYEFTSDDMVIVG; via the coding sequence atgttagGCTCGGGCCCACTCGCGCCCGTCCTATCAGCCACATCCCGCGGGGTGGCGGGCGCGCTGCGGCCCCTGGTACAGGCCACGGTGCCCGCCACCTCGGAGTCGCCTGTGCTGGACTTGAAGCTCTCCGTCCTGTGCCAGGAGTCTCTCAGAGGCCAGGCCACGGGCTGGCCTTTGGTCGCTTCCGTGGGCCTCAATGTCCCTGCTTCTGTTCGTTATTCCCATACAGACATCAAAGTGCCTGACTTCTCTGACTATCGTCGCCCTGAAGTGTTAGATAGTACAAAGTCTTCAAAAGAGAGCAGTGAGGCTCGGAAAGGTTTTCCCTATTTGATAACTGCAATAACTACTGTGGGTGTTGCATATGCTGCCAAGAATGTCGtctctcagtttgtttccagCATGAGTGCTTCTGCCGATGTGTTGGCCATGTCGAAAATTGAAATCAAGTTATCCGATATTCCAGAGGGGAAGAACATGGCTTTCAAATGGAGAGGCAAACCCCTGTTCGTGCGCCATCGAACCAAGAAGGAAATTGACCAGGAAGCTGCAGTTGAAGTGTCCCAGTTGAGGGACCCACAGCATGACTTAGAACGAGTAAAGAAGCCTGAATGGGTTATCTTGATAGGTGTTTGCACTCATCTTGGTTGTGTACCcattgcaaatgcaggagattttGGTGGTTATTACTGCCCTTGCCATGGGTCACACTATGATGCGTCTGGCAGGATCAGGAAGGGGTCTGCACCTCTCAACCTTGAAGTTTCCTCATATGAGTTCACCAGCGATGATATGGTGATTGTTGGTTAG